A genomic window from Caldicellulosiruptor kronotskyensis 2002 includes:
- a CDS encoding DUF3794 and LysM peptidoglycan-binding domain-containing protein: protein MEKRFEKVEYMNVYGTDSQKVIVEGEILLPEMKPDALKVLQTDSEVLITNVEILNDRVIVQGEIEFKVIYLSSDPQRKVVSVSSSAEFSKTFDILGVRPTMAYEVKDDLIYTFCSLLSPRKLSAKAIAEITVLIKAPATVEYLADIEEDSIKYLKEKISISNPRTMTEEISKREILEIPQGKPSIREILRCFARLSDRNIKFDRKKMTFDLKVDLKTLYSPDIGQNPIEMVEHEVLIQHYSELPDSPDDVEPVVKFYIKSFRVLPKTDEIGELRRIEYDITIEAEITFHAVKTIEPIVDAYSTAYEIKDSKKLLSIEQFVGKARHMHLLKDTITLPIEPEQVFSVSGRIEVDVIKPEKNKVNVKGVAVIFLIYLSKDQQDIIKNTTSQIPFDLKLDLEGVEETDRTFANIEIENISFSIISTSEIELRIHLAIEVWIKRALSKEILSDLELVEEIKKEEERLASVYIYTVQKGDTLWKVAKKYRTTVEKIIDFNQIEKEEIVPGQKLLIVK from the coding sequence TTGGAAAAGAGATTTGAAAAGGTTGAATACATGAATGTTTATGGTACAGATTCACAAAAAGTAATTGTTGAAGGAGAAATTTTGCTTCCAGAGATGAAACCAGATGCTTTAAAAGTGCTTCAAACTGACAGTGAGGTTTTGATTACCAATGTTGAAATTTTAAATGACAGGGTAATTGTTCAAGGTGAAATAGAATTTAAAGTGATTTATCTCTCATCTGACCCGCAGAGGAAAGTTGTCTCTGTTTCAAGTTCAGCAGAGTTTTCAAAGACATTTGATATATTGGGAGTAAGACCTACAATGGCGTATGAGGTCAAAGATGATCTCATTTATACCTTTTGCTCTCTTTTGAGTCCACGCAAACTTTCTGCCAAGGCAATTGCAGAGATTACCGTTTTGATAAAAGCCCCAGCTACTGTTGAGTATCTTGCCGACATTGAAGAAGATTCAATAAAGTATTTAAAAGAAAAAATCTCAATTTCAAATCCTCGTACCATGACAGAGGAGATTTCAAAAAGAGAGATTTTAGAGATACCTCAAGGTAAACCTTCAATCAGAGAAATATTGCGATGTTTTGCAAGGCTTTCAGACAGGAACATCAAGTTTGACAGGAAAAAGATGACCTTTGACTTAAAAGTAGACTTAAAAACCCTCTACTCACCAGATATTGGTCAAAATCCTATTGAGATGGTTGAACATGAGGTATTAATTCAGCACTACTCTGAACTTCCAGACAGTCCCGATGATGTAGAACCAGTTGTTAAATTTTATATCAAAAGCTTCAGAGTTTTGCCTAAGACTGATGAAATAGGCGAACTTCGCAGGATAGAGTATGATATAACCATTGAAGCTGAGATAACATTTCATGCTGTAAAAACCATTGAACCCATTGTGGATGCATATTCGACAGCGTATGAGATAAAAGATTCTAAAAAACTTCTCAGCATAGAACAATTTGTTGGGAAAGCTCGGCATATGCATCTTTTAAAAGATACAATTACACTACCTATTGAACCTGAACAGGTATTTTCAGTCTCTGGCAGGATAGAGGTGGATGTTATAAAGCCAGAAAAGAATAAAGTTAATGTAAAAGGTGTTGCTGTTATCTTTTTGATTTATCTTTCAAAAGACCAGCAGGACATTATAAAGAATACGACATCTCAAATTCCTTTTGATTTGAAATTAGATTTAGAAGGGGTAGAAGAGACCGACAGAACATTTGCAAATATTGAGATAGAAAACATATCATTTTCTATAATTTCTACATCTGAAATTGAACTGCGGATTCATCTTGCAATTGAAGTGTGGATAAAAAGAGCGCTATCAAAAGAGATTTTGTCTGATTTAGAGCTTGTAGAAGAGATAAAAAAAGAAGAGGAGAGACTTGCAAGCGTGTACATTTATACTGTCCAGAAAGGTGATACTCTGTGGAAAGTTGCAAAAAAATACAGAACAACAGTAGAAAAAATTATTGATTTTAATCAAATAGAAAAAGAAGAAATTGTCCCTGGGCAAAAACTTTTAATAGTAAAATAG
- a CDS encoding class I SAM-dependent methyltransferase, translating into MNTKEYFNSLADKWDVLIKHDIDKIEFLLGLLKIKKGSYILDVGCGTGVLTEHLLKRVGSEGKVFGVDFSEKMIDIAKSKFNDFPNVEFIVEDVNLLTFKNYFDYIICYSVFPHFEDKKKVLKQLHKMLKNGGILLIAHSQSRKAINQLHKSLPAPVNNHFLPNTYFIKMIAKEYFFNIETIDNGEIFAIVLKKKNL; encoded by the coding sequence TTGAATACAAAAGAATATTTTAACAGTTTAGCAGATAAATGGGATGTACTTATAAAGCATGATATTGACAAGATAGAGTTTTTATTAGGTCTTCTAAAAATTAAAAAAGGTTCATATATTTTAGATGTGGGTTGTGGTACAGGTGTTTTGACAGAGCATTTGTTAAAAAGGGTTGGAAGTGAAGGTAAAGTCTTTGGTGTAGATTTTTCAGAAAAGATGATAGACATAGCTAAGAGTAAATTTAATGATTTTCCAAATGTTGAGTTTATAGTTGAAGATGTAAATTTATTAACTTTCAAAAACTATTTTGATTACATAATTTGTTATTCGGTATTTCCACATTTTGAAGATAAGAAAAAGGTTTTAAAACAGCTGCATAAAATGCTTAAAAATGGTGGAATTCTTTTAATTGCTCATTCACAGTCAAGAAAGGCTATTAATCAACTTCACAAAAGTTTGCCTGCTCCCGTGAATAATCATTTTCTTCCTAATACTTATTTCATCAAAATGATTGCTAAGGAGTATTTTTTTAATATAGAGACTATTGATAATGGTGAAATTTTTGCAATTGTCTTGAAAAAGAAAAATCTCTAA
- a CDS encoding LacI family DNA-binding transcriptional regulator: MKYTIKDIAKMTGYSVATISRALSGKKGVSEEKRNEILRIIDQLGYIPNQSARKLRSKQTKNILVMIPDIENYFFNKLIKGIEAEAREKGYNIILGDFSDSQEIEEEYYKMMKGQIADGILIVGSLSGPQKVIEMSRQFPMVVISDYFSDELVTVCIDNFKAAYDATMFLYKCGYRRIAKITGKIGSILSQDRLKGYRMALENLGLDRDEKYIKYGDFKYESGYRLAIELLNAKPCPDAIFCSNDEMAIGACDAAKDLGFSIPDELGIMGFDNIELSSIVTPKITTVHQPRYEMGKLAAQLLIKKLTGEKVSKGKYILDTSIIPRDSTKNANITK; encoded by the coding sequence ATGAAGTATACCATAAAAGATATAGCAAAGATGACTGGTTATTCTGTAGCAACAATTTCAAGAGCACTGAGCGGAAAAAAAGGAGTAAGTGAGGAAAAAAGAAATGAAATTTTGAGAATCATAGACCAACTTGGATATATTCCAAACCAGAGTGCAAGGAAACTAAGGAGCAAACAAACAAAAAATATTCTTGTGATGATACCAGATATAGAAAATTACTTTTTTAATAAGCTAATAAAAGGTATTGAAGCAGAGGCGCGTGAAAAAGGTTATAATATCATCCTTGGCGATTTTTCAGACTCTCAGGAAATTGAAGAAGAGTACTACAAGATGATGAAAGGGCAGATAGCAGATGGGATATTGATTGTTGGAAGTTTGAGTGGGCCTCAAAAGGTTATTGAAATGTCCAGACAGTTTCCAATGGTTGTGATTTCTGACTATTTTTCAGACGAGCTTGTGACTGTGTGTATTGACAATTTCAAAGCTGCATATGATGCTACCATGTTTTTGTACAAATGTGGATATCGAAGAATTGCTAAAATAACAGGGAAAATTGGATCGATACTATCTCAAGACAGATTGAAAGGATATAGGATGGCACTTGAGAACTTAGGGTTAGATAGAGATGAAAAATACATAAAATATGGTGATTTCAAGTACGAAAGTGGCTACAGGCTTGCAATAGAACTCTTAAATGCAAAACCTTGTCCGGATGCAATATTTTGCTCAAACGATGAAATGGCAATTGGTGCATGTGATGCAGCAAAAGATCTGGGTTTTTCCATTCCCGATGAACTTGGGATTATGGGATTTGATAATATTGAACTTTCATCAATAGTAACACCAAAAATCACCACAGTTCATCAGCCCCGATATGAAATGGGGAAGCTGGCTGCACAACTTTTGATAAAAAAATTAACAGGAGAAAAAGTTTCAAAAGGCAAATATATCCTTGACACTTCAATAATTCCAAGAGATTCGACCAAAAATGCAAATATCACAAAATGA
- a CDS encoding DUF4258 domain-containing protein, with the protein MEIVIDEIRKLAKERKIKWQNHMIQRMRERNITRTDVLECIQEGEIIEQYDKDYPYPSCLILGRTKKGNVLHVVCAVGEGWLWLITTYYPSKDEWCDDFKTRRKKE; encoded by the coding sequence ATGGAAATAGTTATAGATGAGATAAGGAAACTGGCTAAAGAAAGAAAAATAAAATGGCAAAACCATATGATACAAAGAATGAGAGAAAGAAATATAACAAGAACAGATGTATTGGAATGTATACAGGAAGGCGAAATTATAGAACAATACGATAAAGATTATCCTTATCCGAGCTGCTTAATATTGGGCAGAACCAAAAAGGGGAATGTGTTGCATGTTGTTTGTGCTGTTGGAGAAGGATGGTTATGGCTTATAACCACTTATTATCCTTCAAAAGATGAGTGGTGTGATGATTTCAAAACAAGGAGGAAGAAAGAATGA
- a CDS encoding transposase: MLLLSIIDGYSKTKLRTILKAKHATCNASLSIDSRKAKKISLVFCPFFGKENKADWMKVFDDLITRGLKEVLIVISDDFPGIIDAVKLAYPLADL; this comes from the coding sequence GTGCTTTTGCTCTCCATCATCGACGGTTATTCAAAAACGAAGTTAAGGACAATTCTAAAAGCAAAACATGCTACTTGCAATGCCAGCCTCAGTATCGACTCAAGAAAGGCAAAAAAGATATCTTTGGTATTCTGCCCTTTCTTCGGCAAAGAAAATAAGGCTGATTGGATGAAAGTTTTTGACGATTTAATTACAAGAGGTCTTAAAGAAGTTTTAATTGTCATAAGTGATGACTTTCCTGGTATTATAGATGCTGTCAAACTTGCTTATCCTCTTGCTGACCTTTAG
- the murC gene encoding UDP-N-acetylmuramate--L-alanine ligase — protein sequence MNKYFFIGIGGISMSAIALILKNQGFCVEGSDIQESATTKMLRENGINVYIGHDESHIHGDETVIYTAAISKDNPELLAAKRMNLKIYERAEFLGLLMRNFKNVIAIAGTHGKTTTTSMIGYILKKANYNPTILVGAFVKQLGGNFVIGSKDYLVVEACEYVDSFLKFKPTIGVILNIDNDHLDYFKDIDSIKESFRKFAMKIPSSGFIVANCDDKNVKDVISKLHTQVVCISTKEKADIFADNISYNDGYYEFDVKNKNNEILAHIKLNIPGFHNVYNALAAFAVASKLRIESFTIEQTLSEFCGASRRLEKVGEFNGIYLYDDYAHHPTEIKATLATLKKISEGKVLAIFQPHTFSRLKTLLNEFAESLKLADKVIVTDVYAAREKNVFGITSEKLYLKLKEIGIDCEYISNFEDIACYVVKEAKKGDIIATIGAGDVNKCIDIILKKAPVKS from the coding sequence ATGAACAAGTATTTTTTTATAGGTATTGGCGGAATATCAATGAGCGCAATCGCTTTAATACTCAAAAACCAGGGTTTTTGTGTTGAAGGTTCTGACATTCAAGAAAGCGCTACTACAAAAATGCTAAGAGAAAATGGAATAAATGTATATATTGGTCATGATGAAAGTCATATACACGGCGATGAAACTGTGATATATACTGCAGCAATTTCAAAAGACAATCCCGAACTTTTAGCTGCAAAGAGGATGAATCTGAAAATCTATGAACGGGCAGAATTTTTAGGGCTTTTGATGAGAAATTTTAAAAATGTCATTGCAATCGCAGGTACACACGGAAAAACAACCACAACTTCTATGATTGGTTACATCCTAAAAAAAGCAAATTATAATCCTACAATTTTGGTAGGTGCATTTGTAAAACAACTCGGTGGAAATTTTGTGATTGGTTCAAAAGATTATCTGGTTGTTGAAGCATGTGAATATGTAGATAGCTTTTTAAAGTTCAAACCTACAATCGGAGTTATTTTAAACATTGATAATGATCATTTGGATTATTTCAAAGACATAGATTCAATAAAAGAGTCTTTTAGAAAGTTTGCAATGAAAATTCCAAGTTCAGGGTTTATAGTTGCAAACTGTGACGACAAAAATGTTAAAGATGTTATAAGTAAGCTTCACACACAAGTAGTTTGTATATCTACAAAAGAAAAAGCTGACATTTTTGCCGACAATATCAGTTACAATGACGGATATTATGAATTTGACGTTAAAAACAAAAACAATGAGATTTTAGCTCATATAAAACTCAATATTCCTGGTTTTCATAACGTCTATAATGCGCTCGCTGCATTTGCAGTTGCGTCAAAGTTGAGGATAGAAAGTTTCACAATTGAACAAACTCTCTCTGAATTTTGCGGTGCTTCCCGTCGGCTTGAAAAGGTAGGAGAGTTTAATGGTATATACCTCTATGATGACTATGCTCACCATCCAACCGAAATCAAGGCAACACTTGCTACCCTGAAAAAGATCTCTGAAGGAAAGGTTCTTGCCATATTCCAACCGCATACATTTTCAAGGCTTAAAACTCTTTTGAACGAATTTGCTGAGAGCCTGAAATTGGCTGACAAGGTTATTGTCACAGATGTATATGCCGCACGTGAAAAAAATGTTTTTGGAATTACATCTGAAAAGCTTTATTTGAAACTAAAAGAAATTGGAATTGACTGTGAGTATATAAGCAACTTTGAAGATATTGCCTGTTATGTAGTAAAAGAGGCTAAAAAAGGAGACATTATTGCAACTATTGGCGCAGGTGACGTAAACAAATGCATAGATATCATCCTCAAAAAAGCTCCTGTAAAATCATAA
- a CDS encoding RRXRR domain-containing protein, producing the protein MVIFTVDKHGRPGHPTRRFDMVRKLVKQGRAKIIGGGTSGKPPVVMFLDREFDYTKTIERRLFVVLDPGYHHIGFAVCELRWGVLIVYCIGVLETRIPEIKDLMTKRRGYRRNRRYHSRCRKKRMSKRQSRVLTKFKAPRNVRTKDRTNATLRHGIETHLNLYKKLLKFFPFPVEQFVFVMEDNIFDVRTMTWGKTDGTGYQKSPRVPAEKKCILCGTEDNLQKHHLIQRKCGGTDVQENVVYLCRDCHEDVHAGRVYIPVDGVKQWRALGTVNAIIGRLREIPWLKFVPASDVVQMRKRLGLEKGHANDALATAAVFCNCTETDRTHMIELNMVKFRRHNRARIHAVRDRLYKVDGKIVAKNRRKRTDQKEPSFADISPLPPEIQRKLKVYPGTKILNPLRKEMPTIAGEVWVHEPTGKRFVTTGVVSQKYLYSPQLEKIVGKTYVKPEECKRILRNEGIVVMYNSLYHS; encoded by the coding sequence TTGGTAATCTTCACCGTTGACAAACATGGAAGACCAGGACACCCAACAAGAAGATTTGATATGGTAAGAAAACTGGTAAAGCAGGGTAGAGCAAAAATCATTGGTGGTGGAACTTCTGGCAAACCACCGGTTGTGATGTTCCTCGACAGGGAGTTTGACTACACCAAAACGATAGAAAGACGTCTCTTTGTAGTACTTGACCCGGGATACCACCACATAGGCTTTGCAGTATGCGAACTTCGCTGGGGCGTATTGATTGTCTACTGTATAGGGGTTTTAGAAACAAGAATCCCTGAAATTAAGGACTTGATGACCAAAAGAAGGGGATACAGACGAAACCGCAGGTACCACTCAAGGTGCAGGAAAAAACGAATGTCCAAAAGACAGAGTAGAGTCCTGACAAAATTCAAAGCACCAAGAAATGTAAGAACAAAGGATAGAACAAATGCAACACTTAGACATGGCATAGAAACCCACCTTAACCTTTACAAAAAACTCTTAAAGTTTTTTCCATTCCCAGTAGAGCAGTTTGTGTTCGTTATGGAAGACAACATCTTTGATGTCAGAACAATGACGTGGGGTAAGACAGATGGTACAGGGTATCAAAAATCACCCAGAGTTCCAGCAGAGAAGAAGTGTATTCTCTGCGGTACAGAAGACAATCTGCAGAAACACCATTTGATACAGCGCAAATGTGGTGGTACAGACGTTCAGGAAAACGTGGTATACCTTTGCAGGGACTGTCATGAAGATGTCCATGCTGGAAGGGTGTATATCCCGGTAGATGGTGTCAAGCAGTGGCGTGCACTGGGTACAGTCAATGCAATAATAGGACGTTTGCGAGAAATACCATGGTTGAAGTTTGTACCTGCATCTGATGTGGTACAGATGAGAAAAAGGCTGGGTCTTGAGAAAGGACATGCAAACGATGCTCTGGCAACAGCAGCGGTCTTTTGCAACTGTACAGAAACTGACAGAACACACATGATTGAACTGAACATGGTAAAGTTCAGAAGACACAACAGGGCAAGAATACACGCTGTAAGAGACAGACTGTACAAGGTTGATGGTAAGATTGTGGCGAAGAACAGACGAAAAAGGACAGACCAGAAAGAACCGTCCTTTGCAGATATATCACCATTGCCGCCGGAAATTCAAAGAAAACTCAAGGTGTATCCCGGTACAAAGATTCTTAACCCACTGCGAAAAGAAATGCCGACCATTGCAGGTGAAGTATGGGTTCACGAACCAACAGGCAAGAGGTTTGTAACAACAGGTGTGGTATCCCAGAAGTATTTGTATTCGCCACAGCTGGAGAAAATAGTGGGGAAGACATACGTCAAACCAGAAGAGTGCAAACGTATACTCCGCAACGAAGGAATAGTTGTCATGTACAACAGTCTATACCACAGTTAA
- a CDS encoding Athe_2463 domain-containing protein, translating into MQRRKKSLLKALSFLVVFSILLSLFPVFPPVVKTMADNFSDKRDEVYEGGSNFSEYKGVTRDKCAESYGVFKEIKIPSTSSAADNLTSYAKQKCQSGVYGYGIEIKDNKTYYIIPLNVEATIDRGYAIYGIPEDVADNFTKAQPGFKQVSNGYFYATLGADEYYHLSSPGNGVRGYFRYWGFSQTGAVQSDKDFPPDRDYVPVTSSTKILYKPWQNSTAKQICAVADSYNPSNVSPNAITQVWSALSRFKDMKGQTLADAINITQTQYGSKISSASMLADYAMISNATPYAGAQVVLVLQEADGWIHYRTYDGIPPRAKPQVTTDSMSYKVTSQSYLVKNSDGTLKYDPAVNYDPVLYIDITGKMTDYWYTNRNKLYYKAFNYTRDDVTKYAARITSVKINGQSVRDLSRIMCFQFIT; encoded by the coding sequence TTGCAGAGACGTAAAAAGAGCCTGTTAAAGGCTCTTTCTTTTCTTGTGGTGTTTTCAATCTTACTGAGTTTGTTCCCTGTTTTCCCACCAGTAGTTAAAACAATGGCTGATAATTTTTCAGACAAAAGAGATGAGGTTTATGAAGGTGGTTCAAATTTCAGTGAGTACAAAGGTGTAACACGTGATAAGTGCGCAGAAAGTTATGGGGTTTTTAAGGAAATCAAAATACCATCAACTAGTTCAGCTGCAGACAATCTTACTTCATATGCCAAGCAAAAGTGCCAGTCAGGTGTGTACGGTTATGGAATAGAAATAAAAGACAATAAAACATACTACATCATTCCCCTTAACGTAGAAGCAACAATAGACAGGGGTTATGCGATATACGGTATTCCAGAAGATGTGGCGGACAACTTCACAAAAGCACAACCGGGATTCAAGCAGGTGTCTAATGGATACTTCTACGCCACACTCGGTGCAGATGAGTACTATCATCTTTCTTCACCTGGCAATGGAGTTAGAGGATACTTCAGATACTGGGGATTTTCCCAGACCGGCGCAGTGCAGTCTGATAAGGATTTCCCACCTGATAGAGATTATGTACCTGTAACATCCAGTACAAAAATTTTGTACAAGCCATGGCAGAACTCAACAGCAAAACAGATTTGTGCAGTGGCAGATTCATATAACCCTTCTAATGTCAGTCCAAACGCAATCACGCAGGTCTGGAGCGCACTTTCTAGGTTCAAAGATATGAAGGGACAGACTCTGGCAGATGCCATAAACATAACACAAACACAATATGGTTCAAAGATAAGCTCAGCGTCCATGCTTGCAGATTATGCAATGATTTCGAACGCAACACCATATGCAGGTGCTCAGGTAGTTCTTGTTCTGCAGGAAGCTGATGGCTGGATACATTACAGGACATATGATGGTATTCCACCAAGAGCAAAACCTCAGGTTACAACTGACAGTATGAGCTATAAAGTTACATCCCAGAGTTACCTTGTTAAGAATAGCGATGGTACACTTAAATATGACCCGGCTGTTAACTATGACCCTGTACTGTACATTGACATCACAGGTAAAATGACAGACTATTGGTATACAAACAGGAATAAACTCTATTACAAGGCTTTCAACTACACAAGAGACGACGTTACAAAGTATGCTGCAAGGATAACTTCTGTTAAGATAAACGGACAATCAGTCAGAGACTTGTCAAGAATTATGTGTTTCCAATTTATAACGTAA
- a CDS encoding S8 family serine peptidase, with the protein MSFSTSSDNPKLRKAVLKATKHGIIIVASARNSFGSKAGFPASYNEVISVVSVNCKNQISQFSSQGKIDFCSYGENILSTAPNNSYKLSSGNSVAAAHLTAIIALILSKPEKWGLPPKHSINKDKIYNVLLKLSEDLGEKGKDNIFGFGLVKFKFSYQFCQLCKAKI; encoded by the coding sequence ATGAGTTTTTCTACCTCATCTGATAATCCAAAACTCAGAAAAGCTGTTTTAAAAGCAACAAAACATGGAATAATCATTGTTGCCTCGGCAAGAAATTCATTCGGTTCAAAAGCAGGCTTTCCAGCATCATACAATGAGGTTATATCTGTTGTTTCTGTCAACTGCAAAAATCAAATATCTCAGTTTTCTTCTCAAGGCAAAATTGATTTTTGCTCTTATGGTGAAAATATTTTGTCCACAGCTCCAAACAATAGCTACAAACTCTCAAGTGGAAACTCTGTGGCTGCTGCACACCTGACAGCAATTATCGCTCTCATCTTAAGCAAACCAGAAAAGTGGGGCTTGCCCCCTAAACACAGCATAAACAAAGATAAAATCTATAATGTATTGCTAAAACTTTCTGAAGACCTCGGTGAAAAAGGTAAAGATAATATATTTGGCTTTGGTCTTGTGAAATTCAAATTTTCTTATCAATTCTGTCAGCTTTGCAAAGCCAAGATATGA
- a CDS encoding type II toxin-antitoxin system MqsA family antitoxin, which translates to MKCSLCGASMIEGKVKHIVDTEKQTIIIKDVPALVCHQCGASFLDDEVAEKLEKIVDELLKSKTEIVIANYSEIAA; encoded by the coding sequence ATGAAATGTTCATTGTGCGGTGCAAGCATGATAGAAGGGAAAGTCAAACATATTGTAGACACGGAAAAACAAACTATCATTATTAAGGACGTTCCCGCTCTTGTATGCCATCAATGTGGAGCGTCATTCCTTGATGACGAAGTTGCTGAAAAACTTGAAAAGATAGTAGATGAACTATTAAAAAGCAAGACTGAAATTGTTATTGCAAATTATTCAGAAATAGCTGCATAG
- a CDS encoding type II toxin-antitoxin system HicB family antitoxin: MLFTVVVSKEDNWYIAKCIENSVASQGKTIEEAIANLKEALELYYEGEEIQRPQMPPLITTIEVAV; encoded by the coding sequence ATGTTGTTTACAGTAGTAGTAAGCAAAGAAGACAACTGGTATATAGCTAAGTGCATAGAAAACAGTGTAGCTTCCCAGGGAAAAACCATAGAAGAAGCAATAGCCAATTTAAAAGAAGCTCTTGAACTTTACTATGAAGGAGAAGAGATACAAAGACCACAGATGCCACCGCTGATAACTACCATAGAGGTGGCAGTATAA
- a CDS encoding S8 family serine peptidase translates to MCKHKKLLLLSGAIFAILSSIIAANLYMSNNPSTQNPQQAYKKQIIPWSYKKLGITKIWKFTRGKNVKIAILDSGIDLNHPDLKHANIIKTINFIEPNKPASDETGHGTFIAGIIAAQNNNFGIVGIAPDADEIFILKILNKKLEGKS, encoded by the coding sequence TTGTGCAAACACAAGAAGCTTCTTTTACTGTCAGGTGCTATCTTTGCAATATTATCATCAATAATTGCTGCCAATCTCTACATGAGTAATAATCCTTCTACTCAAAACCCTCAACAAGCCTATAAAAAGCAAATTATTCCATGGAGCTACAAAAAACTTGGTATCACAAAAATATGGAAATTTACAAGAGGCAAAAATGTTAAAATTGCTATTCTGGATTCCGGTATTGACCTGAACCATCCTGATTTAAAACATGCAAATATCATCAAAACTATTAACTTTATAGAACCAAACAAACCCGCATCAGATGAAACAGGACATGGAACTTTTATCGCAGGTATAATCGCAGCTCAAAATAATAACTTTGGTATTGTCGGCATTGCACCTGATGCTGATGAAATTTTCATCTTAAAAATCTTAAATAAAAAACTTGAAGGAAAAAGTTGA
- a CDS encoding Veg family protein, which translates to MVDKLHLQQLKKDIEALKGEKVLIRANKGRKKMIEVEGILENTYSNIFVVKFPVDRECKQFRCVTYTYSDLITNTVEIILCRTNTKVSVM; encoded by the coding sequence GTGGTTGATAAACTTCACCTTCAACAGCTGAAAAAAGATATCGAAGCCCTAAAAGGTGAAAAGGTTTTAATTCGTGCAAATAAAGGACGCAAAAAGATGATTGAGGTTGAAGGTATTTTAGAGAACACTTATTCAAACATCTTTGTTGTCAAGTTTCCAGTTGACAGAGAATGCAAACAGTTCAGGTGTGTGACATACACATATTCAGATCTCATTACAAATACAGTAGAAATTATACTTTGTAGGACAAATACAAAGGTAAGCGTTATGTAA